The Thunnus thynnus chromosome 13, fThuThy2.1, whole genome shotgun sequence genome segment CTGATAAAGTACTTATTGCACTTAGAGTAACAAGCACAGTTAACGTCAACTTAagtaaaatgttatctttcACTTCATCCCCTCTTTTTAGAAGTTGACTTATTTTGTGACTGAATATGAACCCTCGGTAGACTCAATAACATGCAACTGCATTATTTTACCTGATTCTATTATCGCAGAAACAGTTATCTTTCTAAATAACATGTATTAAACAAGTCTTCTAGTTTAATTCATATAAATATGATCACAATTTAAATTGCAGTAAGATATTTTCCTAAAATCTGTCCACTTTATAAAAATTAGCAAGCTGTGCTTAAATGCACAACTTGTCTACATACATCAGCTAGAATCGCTAATTGTAACTCTACTTTACTGCAGACACCATTTGTGGGTGAAGTTTAGTGTGACTGCTTCCTTTCTAACCTGCAAGGACGAAGCTGCTGTTCTGCAGGAATACATTAAATCTCAAGAGGCATTTATGCTACTAAACATGCAGAGCAGTATGCGGCGGTACGAcggaaaggagaggaaaaaaaatacagttttatgcttgtgtgtgtgtttgaggagagagaagagatcaACCTGTCCAGTGACACCCAAGTCATCTGGAGGTGTAGTAGTACCTGCAGCTGGAATTCCAGTGATTATATTGGGTTGCTCCAGTGACTGGCAGACAGGCGGACCACTGAAAGCGCTGGTGTGGAGAGAGCGCAGGAAGGGTACAGAGCTGCTGGACAGATAGTCTGCTGCTTTGTAATCAGCCACAGAGCTGTCTGACAGCACAgtcacattcagctctctgtaCTGCAGACAGTCAAACACCTacaatagaaagaaaaacacacacatcacttttACCATGTTGATCATCCTGAAATATACCTGCATGTTTGACTTTGACCACTGTAATCTCACAAAAAAGTAGGACaaaaatctactgtatatacacaaaAATTAGTTTGTCTATGTGAGCGACACTAACAATCATGTTCAACAGACGTCAAGCTGATATATTCAAATGAAGTCCTCTTGTCACTAGATTGTTGTGCTTCATCAATGTCAGAAAACAATCCTGTGCATGGTTGTAAATCTGCTATCTGTTTGCAGGCTGAGGAAGGGCAGCTGCTCTAAACGCCTCTGCTTTCCAGAATAATTCAATCACAGTACCATCAAACTGATTTAGTTGTATAAATGTACCTTTTCCGTCCACTGGAACAACTGGTCTTCTGCAATATAGCAGGTCAACTGGCATATCAAAACCTTCAAAAAGGAGGAATGTGAGAGACATTTTATGCAACATTTGTGTATTAAAAGTATTGTATATTTGTCTGACACATACAGAAGAGTTACTCAAAGATGGGAAGCAGTAATATActgatgggtgacaaattaaaggaagaaCCAACATATAGAGCTCAATTTTCAAGAACATTCCTGTGTGAATGGCGTGATTGGACATCAGTGGAGTGGAAACTTCActtcatatttatataaaaaagaaacaaaaacaagactaagagtcttgAACATCATCTTTGCAGGTATTCGGTCATAAACTAATGAATTGGACAGTTTGACATTGTGACCTGCTGGCAGCGCTAGAGGCAACGTCAGATGATCAACAAAGTTATTAGAATTCAACGTCGGGGCACCAATAATGTCTGGACCAAACTTCATGGCCGTCCTTCCCATAGTTGACTAAATTTCACTCTGGACTAAAGTGGTGAACTGACTCACCAAATCATTAATAATTAAGTAATTAAGATTACTCTGAATGTCGGTGGTTCTGACAAACTTGCAGAGATGTCTGTGCTCGGAGACGGGACTGAGAGTGATGGATGACAAACTAAAGGAAGAACACATAGAGCTCTATTTTCACAGCAGCACTACGGCAAAGTATTGCTCCAACAGTTTGGTATTATCCTGACCTTGACTGGTATTTTTGTGCCCAGTGTGGTGCACGAAAGGAGGCTAATTCAAATAAGGCAGCACAAAGAGAGGTGttgagattttgttttgtcaacgAGGGCAAACTAAATActtaaaaaggaaatgaatCACAACGATGGAAtcaaacttaaaaatgtaaataaatcatttaatgcAACACTCTCCAACCAAAGGGGCGCCCTGGTGAGGAAGACGTGTACAATATGTACTATGACTGCAATATCCCTGATTCAATTAtggccagggacctttgttgcaggTCACTCCACCTCTCTCGCCCTCCATTTTCTGTCACCTCTCTACTGTCCAATgtcattacagaaaaaaaacttacaaaaaCATAGTCTCTGACCTGTGTATGCatttaaaacagcataaaaaatgtgtatcaCTGATCTGTGAATTGATGACCGTTACAGTATCTGTTCCCCACAGCAGCTTTTTACTGTATCAACCTTCACCTTCAGTtaattaaatccctgcagccatctGAAAGGCAGCAGAACAGATACTGCATGCGAGATAAATCTGGAGCTTCCACAGCAGCGCGGTGCTATCACACACGGTCGTTCACTATGTTTATCTTGATTAAATCACGTGCAAATGACAACAGGCTGCTATAAAATcagcacacacacctccacacacatcACACTGGTCGGTTGTAACTCAGTATTCTGACAGTTTATGTAAGAGTCGCCGGATTAGTGGTGGCTCATTAATCCTGCGTGTCACTGCCTCCTTTCCAACTTTTGTAGCAAAAGtggtgttttatgttttattcttgaattGCATTACGGTGCAAATGCTGCTGTATTACATCAGTTATGACAAGATGTGAACAATTACAAAGCAAGTAAAGGGGGATGATAACTGAAAAAGCACCGTATTGATGCGATCATACGAACAGCTTCAACCAAATattattgtttgtattattaCTTTCTATTTTTACCGGATGTATCAGCATTTCTTATCTTTCTCCACTTATGTATTCAGGTTTTTCTTCAATTTGTCACCCGTATGCAACTTGAAAACCAGGAGCAAACTCCTTAAAGTGAAACATTTGCTTTACAGCAGTGCTGTCGCTGGCATTGATTTACAAGCAGACACATTTTGAAGTGATTCTCAGGTGTTTCTCCTCAGTGTGTCACTCACTGATGGGTTGTCCTTGTGTCTGTAGAAGACACATGCCGAATCCTCGTTGGTTTGCCCAGTTAGTGGCCGGCTCCTCTCGTTCCAAGCTGATGCGTGTCCCACCGCGTCCCAGTTTGCAGAGGTGAGAACATACACTGACAGAAACCCTGCAAAGAGACAGATCGTCTCAGTATTCAACAACAGCTTATGTGTGacaggagtttttttttcttttcacactttACTCATTTAACATGTCGACATTATTGGGTGCATGTATATACAGCATGTtctaatttaatgttttaaggAATTTGTGTTTCATATCCCACAGGCGATTCTAGGTTTTTATCAATGAAAAGGAAGCAGCCTGGAGGATGAAAGATGATCTGTGTAGATACAAACAGAGCTCCCACATTAAAGTTATTGACCTTTTCTCACAGCGGACATTGAGACAGGTGTAAGTGCTATCATTAATTGCAGCCGGATGCATCGCATTTACAGCAGGTGTTCCAGTATCACAGGCCGTTGGTTTAACGACGAACCTAAATGGAGCTGTTGTTAGTGTTGCTGATAACAGCTGTGCTTCGTCTGCTGTGAGACAGATCTGAGTTTCTATAACTGTGCATCTACAAATTAAACCTCTGCGCCAACAGCGCTAATCATCACAAGAGAAAAACCAAAGGTGTCCTGACACACAGGAGAAAATCATAATAATAGACAGTTCATCAAAATCAGATACatgaggaaaaatataaaacataaaaacagttgAACAGCTCAAAGGAATAATTCGACACACGACTCCCCCTAAACCACAAATtcttaattttacatttctgttcacTTAAAAATGAGAATCAAGGTGTTAATTTTGTTCACTAACTTAAGGTTGCTATTTTTTCCTGTCTTCTGTTTGGTGCAGGCCCTGGACAAGTGGGTTTATTTATCACAATTAAGTTTACAGTTTCTTTGTCAATGCCATTAAACAATTCAATGTTTCTGATATTAGTTGCAGTACATTCAGTCATGCCGGGCAGCCGGCTCAGGTTTTAGAGCCACAGCAACTCCTGGACTCAAGTTATGTTACATAAAAATTATCACAATGAGTTTGACACAGCGAGGTATACTGATGTTAAGTTTTGGAGAAAGAGATCACTGGTATCGGATCAGTATTCTGTATTGGCAGATAATAGTACTGCAACTGacagttatttttattaatcaGTTAATATATTTTCCTAGAGTccaaagtgatgtcttcaaatgtcttgttttgtgcggcaacagtccaaaacccaaagatatcagtttacaatgatacaaaaacagagaaatgcatCAAATCTCCAAATTTGCAAAGCTGGAGCAAGcaaatatttgccatttttggCAATATTTGCGTTTCCAAATGGTATTATTGTTTGCGCTGCTGTTGCAAAGACAACCAGATCGTTTTCCGTTTTCTTCAGAGCAAAGCTCCGTGAAGAAACGATCAACACAAGAAGCATGTTCACTGAAGAGCTAAATTGAAATTTTGTATTGCATTTGAGAAAAGGCAAAAGCTACTGTTATGATGTGCATCGCATAGTAATAACAGTTTGAGTAACGTTGCGTTGGGGTGGAGTAACTATGAAGATAGATGCAGATAGAAATTCTTTAGTATGTGTTGAGAAAAGTGAACTGAGTTGGTagcatatttatgtttttacaaaatgaaagaaactgcaCAACGGtgataacatattttctgtccGTTGATTTGCATATGAACATGTAGGTCAGTGTGACTGGATACTGATCCAGTATTTTAATGGCTGTAGGGCTCGTAGCTTAGCTAACTGATTTCTAGCTATGGTAGCTAAGAAAGCCCTCTAGAAATCAAAAGACAAGTTTATTTAATTAACGCTGCAAATCTCAACATGAAGAGCTTTCGTTGATACTAATCTATGTTGGTATCGAATATGTAGTTTATATCTGGTAAAAAGCGTGTTGCTTTGTAgagattattatttatttaatttaattatttaattatttatttatcctttatttaGCCCATTGAGATAAAAGATCTCTTCTTCCAGGGAGTCAAGACGGCAGCGTAAGCAGTTTCGCAACAATTTCACATGATagaacacataaaatacataaaagctaaacaagagaaagagtaaaagaggagaaaacataGAGGCCATACCATCATTAACCATAACACAATCCACCTCAAGGCAATGTTatataaaacagcaacacatttcCTTCAGGGCAGTTTGTAAAAGACTTTTTAAGGGTACAACAAAGGGAGTGCTTCTAAGATAATGGTATTTTGCAGCTCATTCCATGCTACAAGGTGCATGAAAGGAGAAAGCAGTTTTACCAAGCTCTGAGTGCAGCCTGGGACCATTTAAAAGAATCCGATCAGAAAGGACCATCCCAAAGATTCATATAAAATGCAATGGTGAATGCGTGAGCCTGCACTTGTTATGAAATGTAATGCAGCATTATGTTGAAGAAATTGAGTTAATATCCAGCTTCCTCATTACTGAGCTTATCATCTTAAAAAGCCAATGTAATAATGTTCTTGGAAATTGACTGCCTTATTTCTGAGCAGTCGCTGGACTCTTATTTCCTCAAGGGGATCATTAAAAGCTCCATTTGATCTGTAATAATATCGGGTGTGCTCTTAGAAAGGCTCATAAGCATATAGAAGAGTTGTGACTCTGGGAAACTGCTGGCAGCAAGTCACTTACTGGCAGCGTTGTGTCCCACGGCGAGGACGAAGTCTGAACACTGCAGCTTGTTTCCGGACCTCAGCGACTCAGAGACTTCAGGACTCCAGTGCAGTTGAACCTCCCTGTTGAAAAGTGATGAAGTTTAGAAAAAGAGGAACAGCTTTGGAAAACactttataattaaaattagcACAAAACAACTATTACATCTTTGTGACTTTTAAAGGGCTGGTAATCGACACCAACTATCTGAACAGCTGCTGAGATTTATGCCTTGAGTTTTTACATACTAGCTTTGAAAATTATACACTTTCGAGAGCATCTGTACAGCACTCTGCAGACATGTGGGATGCAAGTACCTGCAGCTAGCTGAGAGGACAGACAAGCAGCAGAGATGTGGTGCAAAATAATCTGGACTAAGAGACATTTTTGATACTAATGCCATTACTACATCAGGTATTTCCATGTGGGCCTCTAGAGCAGATTTCAAACAagatttttatggttttatgttgCAACTTTTCCTCATACTTTATTATTAACACAATCTTTGTCTATTCAAATAAATCTGTGGCCACAATAACCAGAACCCTCCCCTCAGAAGTGGTGTACATTTGCTCAAGTATTGCACTTAGGTACAatttttcattatcgattaatctaaTGATAATGTTCTTGATGAATCAGTTAatagttttatatataaaattgttttatatatatttttaaaaatatataaattttaaaaaatgttacgACGCCTaagagcccaagatgacgtcttcaaaagtcttttttgtctgatcaagagtccaaaatacaaaaacattcagtttacgATCATGTATGACATATAAAAGCTTCAAATACTCACATCTGAGAAACTGCAACCAgtaaatatttggtatttttccttaaaaaaaggCCAAATGATTATTcttttatcaaaatagctgccaattaatcaactaattgttgcaactcCATAATTGTActttgagtattttcattttatgctactttgtaaTTCTGCtctgctacatttcagagagaaatattgtacctgctccaccacatttatttgacagctgtaaaCAAGACTGGATTACCAAGAGGAGAGAGCAGGCAGATGCCGAAGGCGCCAGACACCCAGGGGCCCCCAAAAGCGCCAGGCTAACTGTTTAGCAACTGGTTAGTGGTAATGTTGTTTAGAAATATGTACCACTGCAGCACAATACCAACTGCCATGACTGATAACAGTGTGGCTACAAGGCTGTTTAAAgaatattttagagctgcaacaattagtcaattaaatgattagtcgatcgaaAGAAAATTAGtcatcaactattttgaaaatgtcaaatatttgcagGTTTCAGCTCCTCAGATAAGAGGATTGGCTGCATGTTTTTATCATAAatgatagtaaattaaatagtttttggtttttgactgttggttggataaaacaagcatCACTGAGGATatcactttgggctctgggaagTTATGATGGGGGattttcacttctttttgacattttatagactacatgattaataaattaaaaaataataaaaaacaaaatcagcaaatgtatcaataatgacagtaatctTTCATTGCAGCCTTATAAACGTTTGTCAGGGTCTCCAATCAATGTTTTGGTGATAAGTTTGACGTGTTTAGAGTTTCAGTGTGTAACtcaatgaaagaaaatgaatcacgTTGATACGTTACTAAAGTCTCCTTTCATGATTGATTACCAACTATTttgctaatcaattaattgttttgaggttctattttaagaaaaaagatCTCTGGTtacagtttctcaaatgtgaatattttctggtttctttagtcctctatgacagtaaactgaacatctttgggttgtagaTTGTTGGTTGAGACaatacaagacatttgaggacgtcaccttgggctttgggaaacactgattgacatttttcacctttttctgacattttatgaaccaaacaactaatcgattaatcaaaaaataattgacagattaatcaatgatgaaaataatcgttagttgcagccctataatACTCATTAAATCCTGCATTTACAGTTTCTTTTGAGTGAAGTTGTGCCTATTTATTACAAGATTCTGTACTAACAAAATCTCtggcatatacagtataatgtctGGTATATTTAGATGGTAAACTAAATATTATGCAacttaataatattaatgtgaGGAGGCTGCTGTGCTGTTATTATTACTGGTATTACTAGTACTAGCTGCCTTTTTTCATTGATATTTCATGTGTCATGTTAGCTAGAGCTGACAGATGTTCACACAGGTTGCggccagtggtggaagaagtattcagataaattcattacaagtaaaagtcctgcatgaaaaatcctaatTAAGTGAAAGTAAATACATATTAGCAGCAACATGTATTAAAGTAGAAATACTaatttggtccctctgactaatatattattatatatgacatcattagattattaatactgaagcatcagtgttagagcagcatgttactgttgtagctgctggaggtggagctagtttgaactactttatatacagttagctagtttagtccagtggttctcaacctaggggtcgggacCCTCTAAAAGGTCACCACGAGGGGTCTTAAGATGATTAATGGTtttgatacacaaatctgttttcaatttttggactttttcctctaatctttggcttttggtaaaatatttgatcatttattgaaatgaaaccatgtgagaagtttagagggaaaaatcactatttgttggagctgttaacaactcatagacatctgaaatgtgaccccgactacacactgctgtTTGTAAAACGTCAAAAGCCacaaaggttggaaaccactggtttcatctttaacaatgtgttgtattttaaaagcttgttatattatccgttgtgtcaaatcttcatctgaccAGTAAccaaagctgtcaaataaatgtagta includes the following:
- the psmg1 gene encoding proteasome assembly chaperone 1 encodes the protein MATFFGEVLSVYSRAVEEDEEELDENDEDEQIRRELEQKREVQLHWSPEVSESLRSGNKLQCSDFVLAVGHNAARFLSVYVLTSANWDAVGHASAWNERSRPLTGQTNEDSACVFYRHKDNPSVLICQLTCYIAEDQLFQWTEKVFDCLQYRELNVTVLSDSSVADYKAADYLSSSSVPFLRSLHTSAFSGPPVCQSLEQPNIITGIPAAVLNHCQAHRIATVVYQCYSDVIGPDSVTMETYKPALTKLGKSIQLDPSPSTDVLRKFVRSTDIQSNLYI